From a region of the Coprococcus comes ATCC 27758 genome:
- a CDS encoding V-type ATP synthase subunit B, whose product MAIEYLGLSSINGPLIALEGVQDAFYDEIVDFVVNGKEHKMGRIVEVYKDKAIIQVFEGTENMSLNNTHTRLTGHPMEIGLSEEMLGRTFNGIGEPIDDLGPITVEEVRDVNGLPLNPVRREYPRNYIRTGISAIDGLTTLIRGQKLPIFSGNGLPHDQLAAQIVKQASLGGSTNEDFAIVFAAMGVKHDVADFFRRTFEESGVANHVAMFLNLANDPVVERLITPKVALTAAEYLAFEKNMHILVILTDMTSFAEAMREVSSSKGEIPSRKGYPGYLYSELATLYERAGIVEGVNGSVTQLPILTMPNDDITHPIPDLTGYITEGQIVLDRNLHGQAIYPPISVLPSLSRLMKDGIGKGYTREDHQDLANQLFSAYAKVGEARNLASVIGEDELSPIDKKYLEFGKAFEERYIGQGPNENRTIEETLDLGWELLRILPKEELDRVDTKILDVYYKG is encoded by the coding sequence ATGGCAATTGAATATTTAGGCCTCAGCAGCATTAACGGCCCTCTGATCGCGCTGGAAGGCGTTCAGGATGCTTTTTATGATGAAATCGTAGATTTTGTCGTAAACGGCAAAGAACACAAAATGGGACGTATTGTGGAGGTCTACAAGGACAAAGCAATCATCCAGGTATTTGAAGGCACGGAAAATATGTCTCTTAACAATACCCACACCAGACTTACCGGACATCCGATGGAAATCGGTCTGTCCGAAGAAATGCTTGGAAGAACCTTTAACGGAATCGGCGAACCGATCGACGACCTTGGACCGATCACGGTTGAAGAGGTGCGCGATGTCAACGGACTTCCGTTAAATCCGGTCAGACGTGAATACCCTCGTAACTATATCCGCACCGGAATTTCTGCGATTGACGGACTGACCACACTGATCCGTGGACAGAAGCTGCCGATCTTTTCCGGCAACGGTCTTCCGCACGACCAGCTTGCCGCACAGATCGTAAAGCAGGCTTCTCTGGGCGGCAGCACGAATGAGGATTTCGCCATCGTATTCGCCGCAATGGGTGTCAAGCATGACGTAGCTGATTTCTTCCGCAGAACCTTTGAGGAGAGCGGTGTTGCAAACCATGTGGCAATGTTCCTGAACCTTGCCAACGATCCTGTCGTCGAGCGTCTGATCACCCCGAAGGTTGCGCTGACCGCCGCTGAATACCTTGCATTTGAAAAAAATATGCACATTCTGGTCATTCTTACCGATATGACTTCCTTTGCCGAAGCCATGCGTGAGGTTTCTTCTTCCAAAGGAGAAATCCCAAGCCGTAAAGGATATCCGGGATATCTGTACAGTGAACTTGCCACCTTATATGAACGTGCAGGAATCGTAGAAGGAGTAAATGGTTCTGTCACACAGCTCCCGATCCTGACCATGCCAAATGATGACATTACCCACCCGATCCCTGACCTGACCGGTTATATCACCGAAGGACAGATCGTACTTGACCGGAATCTTCACGGACAGGCAATCTACCCGCCGATCAGCGTTCTTCCGTCCCTGTCCCGTCTGATGAAAGACGGTATCGGAAAAGGATATACCCGGGAAGACCACCAGGATCTGGCAAACCAGCTTTTCTCTGCATATGCTAAAGTAGGAGAGGCTCGGAATCTTGCTTCCGTTATCGGAGAAGACGAGCTTTCTCCGATTGACAAGAAATACCTGGAATTCGGAAAGGCATTCGAGGAGCGTTATATCGGCCAGGGACCGAATGAAAACCGTACCATCGAGGAAACCCTGGATCTTGGCTGGGAACTGCTTAGAATCCTTCCAAAAGAAGAACTTGACCGTGTCGATACCAAGATTCTTGACGTATACTACAAAGGCTAA
- a CDS encoding adaptor protein MecA, giving the protein MTFWKVSDTRMNCLITEAEIAALGYSLEDLTQDRERTEEFLNLLLKKGKEVLGLNTDNGIQGFYGAFLPDRSLMLSISCQAENSLESIQKDGSEASGMLIEPDSSEKETVRWQILFPSLDNAIDFCKILGYGQASESRLYKDDGVYYLMVDFPNTEDGNKKAQRIVSAGEFGGMVEKDAISEAYLNEHEKCLLNKDAINILCKM; this is encoded by the coding sequence ATGACTTTTTGGAAAGTATCCGACACCAGAATGAACTGCCTTATCACAGAAGCAGAGATTGCCGCACTTGGCTACTCACTGGAAGATCTGACACAGGACAGGGAGCGTACCGAAGAATTTTTGAATCTTCTTCTCAAGAAAGGGAAAGAAGTTCTTGGGCTTAACACAGACAATGGAATCCAGGGATTTTACGGTGCATTTCTTCCTGACCGGAGCCTGATGCTGTCGATCTCCTGCCAGGCTGAGAATTCTCTGGAATCCATCCAAAAAGATGGTTCTGAAGCTTCCGGTATGCTGATCGAGCCTGACAGCAGTGAAAAAGAGACCGTTCGCTGGCAGATTCTCTTTCCAAGTCTGGATAATGCAATCGACTTCTGCAAGATCCTTGGATACGGCCAGGCATCAGAAAGCCGTCTGTATAAAGATGACGGTGTCTACTACCTGATGGTAGACTTCCCGAATACAGAAGACGGCAATAAAAAGGCTCAGCGCATCGTATCCGCCGGTGAATTCGGTGGCATGGTCGAAAAAGATGCAATTTCTGAAGCCTATCTGAATGAACATGAAAAATGCCTCCTGAACAAGGATGCAATCAATATTTTATGCAAGATGTAG
- a CDS encoding V-type ATP synthase subunit F, which translates to MKMYLISDNVDTYTGMRLAGVDGVVVHEKQELRDALETAMNDKSIGIILLTERFGREFPDLIDEIKLKRKMPLLIEIPDRHGTGRKKDFITSYVNEAIGLKL; encoded by the coding sequence ATGAAAATGTATCTGATCAGTGACAACGTGGATACTTATACCGGAATGCGGCTTGCCGGCGTGGACGGTGTCGTAGTTCATGAAAAGCAGGAGCTGCGTGATGCGCTGGAAACTGCCATGAACGACAAGTCGATCGGTATCATTCTTCTGACGGAACGCTTTGGAAGAGAATTTCCGGATCTCATCGATGAGATCAAGTTAAAAAGAAAGATGCCTCTTCTGATCGAAATTCCGGACAGACACGGAACAGGACGTAAAAAGGATTTCATTACCTCATACGTCAATGAAGCGATTGGACTGAAACTTTAA
- a CDS encoding ATP synthase subunit C, with amino-acid sequence MTLATKLILIAALVLSIFIPFGYYLLGEKNKGRYKCALAFNVLSYFGTFLVAGIMLFGSVPVHAADAAASGAGLATGLGYIAAALVTGLSCIGGGIAVASAASAALGAISEDSSVLGKSLIFVGLAEGVCLYGLIISFMIISRL; translated from the coding sequence ATGACTTTAGCAACTAAACTTATTCTCATTGCCGCACTGGTTTTAAGCATTTTCATTCCATTCGGATATTACCTGCTCGGAGAAAAAAATAAAGGACGTTATAAATGTGCACTTGCCTTCAATGTTCTTTCTTACTTTGGAACCTTCCTTGTAGCAGGGATCATGCTCTTTGGAAGTGTACCGGTACATGCGGCAGACGCCGCTGCCTCAGGCGCAGGCCTTGCAACCGGTCTTGGTTACATTGCAGCAGCTCTTGTTACCGGTCTTTCCTGCATCGGTGGCGGTATTGCCGTAGCAAGTGCAGCAAGCGCAGCTCTTGGAGCTATCAGCGAGGATTCCAGCGTCCTTGGTAAATCCCTTATCTTCGTAGGTCTTGCAGAAGGTGTATGCCTGTACGGTCTTATCATCTCCTTCATGATCATCAGCAGACTGTAA
- a CDS encoding V-type ATP synthase subunit A, whose product MNKTATIYGINGPVIYLKGDTGFMMSEMVYVGKEKLVGEVISLDKDITTVQVYEETSGLKPGEIVEASGSPVSVTLAPGILNNIFDGIERPLEQIANVGDGAFITRGVSVDSLDRDKLWDTHITVAKGDYLHGGDIIAEVPETSAIVHKCMVPPDVEGEVICCASDGEYRIEDTLVTLRLSDGTEKQLNMIQHWPIRKARPTSYRFPASVPLITGQRILDTMFPIAKGGTAAIPGGFGTGKTMTQHQIAKWSDADIIIYIGCGERGNEMTQVLEEFSELVDPKSGNPLMDRTTLIANTSNMPVAAREASIYTGLTLAEYYRDMGYDVAIMADSTSRWAEALRELSGRLEEMPAEEGFPAYLASRLSAFYERAGMMHNLNGSDGSVTIIGAVSPQGGDFSEPVTQNTKRFVRCFWGLDKSLAYARHFPAIHWLTSYSEYLTDLAAWYHDNVSPKFVDYRNRIMALLNQESSLMEIVKLIGSDVLPDDQKLVLEIARVIRLGFLQQNAFHKDDTCVSLQKQYKMMEIILYLYKRCRELVAMNMPMSVLKEENIFERVIAIKYDVPNDNLQLLDQYLADIDAFHDHIMEKNA is encoded by the coding sequence TTGAATAAGACAGCAACTATTTATGGAATAAACGGTCCGGTCATCTATCTGAAGGGTGACACCGGATTCATGATGTCGGAAATGGTCTATGTGGGAAAGGAAAAGCTGGTTGGCGAAGTCATTTCCCTGGACAAAGACATCACGACTGTTCAGGTCTATGAAGAGACTTCCGGGCTGAAACCGGGAGAAATCGTAGAGGCTTCCGGAAGTCCGGTATCTGTAACTCTGGCACCTGGAATCCTGAACAATATTTTTGACGGAATCGAACGCCCGCTTGAGCAGATCGCAAATGTGGGCGACGGTGCATTTATCACCCGCGGCGTCAGCGTTGATTCGCTTGACCGCGACAAATTATGGGATACCCACATCACCGTGGCCAAAGGAGATTACCTTCATGGCGGAGATATTATAGCGGAGGTTCCGGAGACCAGTGCGATCGTACACAAATGTATGGTTCCGCCGGATGTGGAAGGTGAAGTAATCTGCTGCGCGTCGGACGGAGAATACCGGATTGAAGATACACTTGTCACTCTGCGGCTTTCCGACGGAACAGAAAAACAGCTCAACATGATACAGCACTGGCCGATCCGTAAGGCGCGCCCGACAAGCTACCGTTTCCCGGCAAGTGTCCCTCTGATCACCGGACAGCGGATCCTGGATACCATGTTCCCGATCGCAAAGGGTGGAACTGCCGCAATCCCAGGCGGATTCGGTACCGGAAAAACCATGACCCAGCACCAGATCGCCAAATGGTCTGATGCCGATATTATCATCTATATTGGCTGCGGCGAGCGTGGAAATGAAATGACACAGGTGCTGGAAGAGTTTTCAGAGCTTGTGGACCCAAAGAGCGGCAATCCGCTGATGGACAGAACCACTCTGATTGCCAATACCTCCAACATGCCGGTAGCTGCCCGTGAAGCAAGTATTTATACCGGGCTTACCCTGGCTGAATATTACCGTGACATGGGCTATGACGTAGCGATCATGGCAGACTCTACTTCCCGCTGGGCGGAAGCCTTACGTGAGCTTTCCGGCCGTCTGGAAGAGATGCCGGCAGAAGAAGGTTTCCCGGCTTACCTTGCCAGCCGTCTGTCTGCTTTCTACGAGCGCGCAGGCATGATGCATAACTTAAATGGCAGTGACGGATCCGTGACCATTATCGGCGCCGTATCGCCTCAGGGAGGCGATTTTTCCGAGCCGGTCACACAGAACACAAAACGTTTCGTCCGCTGCTTCTGGGGCCTGGACAAGAGCCTTGCCTACGCAAGACATTTTCCGGCGATCCACTGGCTGACCAGCTACAGCGAGTATCTGACCGATCTCGCCGCCTGGTACCACGACAATGTATCACCCAAATTCGTTGACTACCGCAACCGCATCATGGCACTTCTGAACCAGGAGAGCAGCCTGATGGAAATCGTAAAGCTGATCGGAAGTGATGTACTTCCGGACGATCAGAAACTGGTTCTGGAAATCGCAAGAGTCATCCGTCTCGGATTTTTGCAGCAGAATGCATTCCACAAGGATGATACCTGTGTCTCTCTGCAGAAGCAGTACAAAATGATGGAAATCATTTTATATTTATACAAACGCTGCCGCGAACTGGTAGCCATGAATATGCCAATGTCTGTCCTCAAGGAGGAAAATATTTTTGAACGTGTCATTGCGATCAAATACGATGTTCCAAATGACAATCTTCAGCTTCTTGACCAGTATCTGGCAGACATTGATGCTTTCCATGACCACATCATGGAAAAGAACGCGTAA
- a CDS encoding sodium-dependent transporter, translating into MQREKFSSRLGFILISAGCAIGLGNVWRFPYIVGKYGGAAFVLIYLAFLLILGLPIMVMEFSVGRASKVSAALSFDRLEPKGTKWHWYKYGAMAGNYLLMMFYTTIAGWMVQYFIKMMTGEFEGKDTAAVAGVFSDMLAKPGTMTFFMIIVVVGCFAICGMGLQNGVEKITKVMMLLLLALMLILAVRSVTLDGASEGLHFYLAPDFHKVVEYGLFDTIFAAMGQAFFTLSLGIGAIAIFGSYIDKSRSLTGEAVLVTLLDTFVALIAGLIIFPSCFAYGVDPGEGPSLIFITLPNVFNSMAGGRIWGALFFLFMIFAAVSTVIAVFENILSFAIDLTGCRRKKAVIVNIVVVAVLSMPCVLGFNVWSGFMPFGKGSGVLDLEDFLVSNNLLPIGSLIYLLFCTSRYGWGWKNFLKEADTGEGLKFPKWAKFYVSYILPLIVLFIFVQGYISKFM; encoded by the coding sequence ATGCAACGAGAAAAATTTTCTTCAAGACTCGGATTCATCCTTATTTCTGCAGGATGTGCGATCGGTCTTGGTAATGTCTGGCGTTTTCCTTATATTGTAGGAAAATATGGTGGAGCAGCATTTGTTCTTATTTACCTTGCATTTTTACTGATTCTTGGACTTCCGATCATGGTAATGGAATTTTCTGTCGGAAGAGCCAGTAAAGTAAGTGCGGCGCTTTCCTTTGACCGGCTGGAGCCAAAAGGAACGAAATGGCATTGGTATAAGTATGGAGCTATGGCCGGAAACTATCTGCTGATGATGTTCTACACAACAATTGCAGGCTGGATGGTCCAGTATTTCATCAAGATGATGACTGGTGAATTTGAGGGAAAGGATACTGCCGCTGTTGCAGGTGTGTTTTCCGATATGCTTGCAAAACCCGGAACAATGACTTTCTTTATGATCATTGTTGTTGTTGGATGTTTTGCAATTTGTGGAATGGGGCTTCAAAATGGAGTGGAAAAGATCACAAAGGTTATGATGCTGCTTCTGCTTGCACTGATGTTGATCCTTGCAGTACGTTCTGTAACGCTTGATGGGGCTTCTGAGGGGCTTCACTTCTATCTGGCACCGGATTTCCACAAAGTCGTGGAATATGGCTTATTTGACACGATTTTTGCCGCTATGGGACAGGCTTTCTTCACATTAAGCCTTGGAATCGGCGCAATTGCTATTTTCGGAAGCTATATCGACAAATCCCGCAGTCTTACAGGAGAAGCAGTCCTGGTAACACTTCTGGATACCTTTGTTGCTTTGATCGCGGGTCTGATCATTTTCCCGTCATGCTTCGCATATGGGGTGGATCCGGGAGAAGGTCCGAGTCTGATCTTTATCACACTTCCGAATGTATTTAATTCCATGGCAGGCGGAAGAATCTGGGGAGCCTTATTTTTCTTATTTATGATTTTTGCTGCGGTATCGACCGTAATCGCCGTTTTTGAGAACATTTTATCCTTTGCCATTGATTTGACCGGATGCAGACGGAAAAAGGCTGTAATCGTCAATATCGTGGTTGTGGCGGTACTTTCCATGCCTTGTGTTCTCGGATTTAATGTATGGAGTGGATTTATGCCGTTCGGAAAAGGTTCCGGAGTACTGGATCTGGAGGATTTCCTGGTAAGTAACAACCTGCTTCCAATTGGAAGTCTGATCTATCTTCTGTTCTGTACAAGCCGTTATGGATGGGGATGGAAGAACTTCCTGAAAGAAGCGGATACCGGAGAAGGATTGAAATTCCCGAAATGGGCGAAATTTTATGTAAGCTATATCCTGCCGCTGATTGTATTATTTATCTTTGTACAGGGATATATCAGTAAATTTATGTAG
- a CDS encoding replication initiation protein — translation MKETQKKPKEKQLLDHDTVSRSNVLIESKSSTSLFERKLLNIAIAKAYVEDGELIAKVSTKDVKNYLHITGNSIYSRLKEVSKETLGHVVSIEDDEKENFIMFNVVNKCEYRDGVFTTRFTKEMKPHIYNLKKDYTRMSLDVLCSFKSLFTTRVYEILRTQYYRFDREQCDQLIVPRPPKNPYTIAELKFTLNVVDANASKAVKRLVEQGRFEEALAEIKDAPFEDWRNFRRKVLEVAKKELEESEYSEICFDYEPVKSGKGGKVTGIRFFVKKNPKCIHHSDLQRMPSGEEEGEEIAPNVLAAKKTPVNEKLILEVADIFGNEPITIQEIKVLLQVSDNQPDVIRKAFKLSQEQAYINNLVGWLRKCIEEKWYENEKVSKFKGKTLEEAQMTLDLYQEYIEEREKVKKE, via the coding sequence ATGAAGGAAACACAGAAAAAACCAAAAGAGAAACAACTGCTGGATCATGATACGGTCTCCCGGTCCAATGTGCTGATCGAAAGTAAATCCAGTACATCATTATTTGAAAGAAAGCTTCTTAATATTGCAATCGCAAAAGCATATGTAGAAGACGGTGAGCTGATCGCAAAGGTTTCCACCAAGGATGTTAAGAATTATCTTCATATAACAGGAAACTCCATCTATTCTCGTCTGAAAGAAGTATCAAAAGAAACATTGGGACATGTAGTAAGTATCGAGGACGACGAAAAAGAGAACTTCATCATGTTCAATGTAGTGAATAAATGTGAATATAGAGATGGCGTGTTTACAACCAGATTTACTAAAGAGATGAAACCTCATATCTATAACCTGAAAAAAGACTATACCCGTATGAGTCTTGATGTATTGTGCTCTTTTAAATCCCTGTTCACAACCCGTGTTTACGAAATCCTGAGAACCCAGTATTATCGTTTTGACAGGGAACAGTGTGACCAGCTGATCGTACCGAGACCGCCGAAGAATCCATACACGATCGCAGAGCTTAAATTTACACTGAATGTAGTGGATGCAAATGCATCTAAAGCAGTAAAACGTCTTGTTGAGCAGGGACGTTTTGAAGAAGCGCTTGCAGAGATTAAGGATGCACCGTTTGAAGATTGGCGTAATTTCCGTAGAAAAGTACTTGAAGTTGCGAAAAAAGAGCTGGAAGAATCCGAGTATTCCGAGATCTGCTTTGATTATGAGCCGGTTAAGAGCGGGAAGGGCGGAAAGGTTACAGGAATCCGTTTCTTTGTGAAGAAGAATCCGAAGTGTATCCATCATTCAGATCTTCAGCGTATGCCATCCGGAGAAGAAGAGGGCGAAGAGATTGCGCCAAATGTACTGGCTGCAAAGAAAACTCCGGTTAATGAAAAACTGATTTTAGAAGTTGCTGATATTTTTGGAAATGAACCGATCACGATTCAGGAGATTAAGGTGCTGCTTCAGGTATCCGATAACCAGCCGGATGTGATCCGGAAAGCTTTTAAGCTGTCACAGGAGCAGGCATACATCAATAATCTGGTCGGATGGCTCAGAAAATGTATCGAAGAAAAGTGGTATGAGAACGAAAAAGTATCCAAGTTCAAAGGAAAGACGCTGGAAGAAGCGCAGATGACACTGGATCTTTATCAGGAATACATAGAAGAGCGCGAAAAAGTGAAAAAAGAGTAG
- a CDS encoding V-type ATP synthase subunit E, protein MTLEEKIAHLQETVMTEARSEGNAIIDNHKKALESLFEKHKKEATAQSEVRIKSETLRARRQVNQAAAKAETELKRALGQTQNELKVRLFDEVKELLSDFTKTDEYLDYLCSKIREAARFADGEEMTIYISPSDKEKQTELEKRTGMTITISEYDFMGGMRAVIRGRNILIDHSFQAAVDYEYHQFSFAAGGAGIE, encoded by the coding sequence ATGACGCTTGAAGAGAAAATAGCGCATTTACAGGAAACGGTCATGACTGAAGCCCGTTCTGAAGGAAATGCGATCATTGACAATCACAAAAAAGCGCTTGAATCTTTATTTGAAAAGCATAAAAAAGAAGCGACCGCACAGTCTGAGGTCCGTATCAAATCCGAGACCTTAAGAGCCAGAAGGCAGGTAAATCAAGCTGCGGCAAAAGCCGAAACCGAACTGAAACGTGCTCTTGGCCAAACACAGAATGAATTAAAAGTCAGGCTGTTTGATGAAGTAAAGGAGCTTCTTTCTGACTTTACAAAAACAGACGAATATCTGGACTATCTCTGCAGCAAAATCCGCGAAGCCGCACGCTTTGCAGATGGCGAGGAGATGACCATTTATATTTCTCCTTCTGATAAGGAGAAACAGACAGAACTGGAAAAACGTACCGGCATGACGATCACCATCAGTGAATATGATTTTATGGGCGGTATGCGTGCTGTAATCCGAGGCCGTAATATTCTGATCGATCACAGCTTCCAGGCTGCAGTCGATTACGAATATCATCAGTTCAGTTTTGCAGCAGGAGGTGCAGGAATTGAATAA
- a CDS encoding V-type ATP synthase subunit I, producing the protein MIVKMKFLSITGPRADIDRMTNRYLSKYEMQLENALTELKTVDNLMPFLEMNPYRDPLAKVTQFLGYMKDMPAEPSFDQSEDEILEMIRSINHDYMDLQQQKEELKKKRENIQARMKVLEPFTSLDFDLHEIMQYKYIRTKFGKINVDYYHRLEKALLEDIDALFLEGSRDASYVYGVYFVSDADAGKVDSIMRSLHFEKVDLLEDFGGTPLEAYRSLDKEVQNLTDEIQAVKDKRQEMFRKNASRLLGARIQLERFSDNFDIRKFAARTETDEQEEYYILCGWMSEEDANAFIKEAQGDDKVYIVVEEDREQYFGEPPTKLENPKLFKPFEMFIKMYGLPKSGEMDPTIFVGIMYSFIFGAMFGDVGQGLLLFIGGAILYFTKKMNLAGIVSLAGIFSTFFGFMFGSVFGFEDIIEAKWIRPINHMTTLPFIGKLNTVFIVSIAFGMGIILISMIFHIINGIRAKDTEATWFDANGVAGLIFYGAAVTCIVLFMTGHSLPGGIVLAVMFGVPLLLIALKEPLTNKIKKKTEKMEQSKAMFVTQAFFELFETLLSYFSNTLSFIRIGAFAVSHASIMEVVLMLAGAESGHINWVVIVLGNLFVCGFEGLIVGIQVLRLVYYEMFSRFYKGSGREFKPYTGTAKN; encoded by the coding sequence ATGATTGTTAAGATGAAGTTCCTGAGCATTACCGGACCACGCGCCGACATCGACCGCATGACAAACCGGTATCTTTCCAAATATGAGATGCAGCTTGAAAATGCACTTACGGAGCTCAAGACAGTAGATAATCTGATGCCATTTCTGGAAATGAACCCTTACCGTGATCCACTCGCAAAAGTGACACAGTTTCTGGGATATATGAAAGACATGCCAGCAGAGCCATCCTTTGATCAGAGCGAAGACGAGATCCTTGAGATGATTCGTTCTATCAATCATGACTACATGGATCTGCAGCAGCAAAAAGAAGAACTGAAAAAAAAGAGAGAGAATATCCAGGCACGTATGAAAGTCCTGGAACCTTTTACTTCTCTGGATTTTGACCTGCATGAGATCATGCAGTACAAATACATCCGCACAAAATTTGGAAAAATCAATGTGGATTATTATCACCGGCTGGAAAAAGCGCTTCTTGAAGACATTGATGCATTATTTCTGGAAGGCTCCAGAGATGCCTCTTATGTCTATGGCGTTTATTTTGTATCGGATGCTGATGCAGGAAAGGTCGATTCGATCATGCGGTCTCTCCACTTTGAAAAAGTCGATCTGCTGGAAGACTTTGGCGGAACCCCGCTGGAAGCTTACCGGAGCCTGGATAAAGAAGTCCAGAATCTGACCGATGAAATCCAGGCAGTGAAGGATAAACGTCAGGAGATGTTCCGCAAGAACGCTTCCAGACTACTCGGTGCAAGAATTCAGCTGGAACGTTTTTCCGATAACTTTGATATCCGGAAATTTGCAGCACGAACCGAGACAGACGAACAGGAAGAATACTACATCCTCTGCGGCTGGATGTCCGAAGAAGATGCAAATGCATTTATCAAAGAGGCACAGGGAGATGACAAGGTTTATATCGTAGTAGAAGAGGACCGGGAACAGTATTTTGGAGAACCTCCTACCAAGCTTGAGAATCCAAAGCTTTTCAAACCATTTGAAATGTTCATCAAGATGTACGGACTTCCCAAGAGCGGTGAGATGGATCCGACCATTTTTGTAGGTATCATGTACAGCTTTATCTTCGGCGCCATGTTCGGGGATGTCGGTCAGGGGCTGCTGCTCTTTATCGGCGGTGCGATCCTGTATTTCACAAAGAAAATGAACCTTGCCGGAATCGTATCACTTGCCGGAATCTTCTCCACCTTCTTTGGATTTATGTTTGGAAGTGTGTTTGGATTTGAAGACATTATAGAAGCCAAATGGATCCGACCGATCAATCATATGACCACCTTACCGTTTATCGGAAAACTGAATACCGTATTTATCGTATCGATTGCTTTTGGTATGGGAATCATCCTGATTTCTATGATCTTCCATATTATCAACGGCATCCGTGCCAAAGATACCGAAGCAACCTGGTTTGATGCAAACGGCGTGGCAGGGCTGATATTCTACGGGGCAGCAGTTACCTGCATCGTTCTTTTCATGACAGGTCACTCTCTGCCGGGTGGAATCGTTCTTGCAGTGATGTTCGGAGTACCGCTTCTTCTGATCGCACTGAAAGAGCCGCTGACGAACAAGATCAAAAAGAAAACCGAAAAAATGGAACAAAGCAAAGCAATGTTTGTCACCCAGGCATTCTTTGAATTATTTGAAACCCTGCTCAGCTATTTTTCAAATACGCTTTCCTTTATCCGTATCGGTGCATTCGCAGTCAGCCACGCTTCCATCATGGAGGTTGTACTGATGCTTGCCGGTGCCGAAAGCGGGCATATTAACTGGGTAGTGATCGTACTCGGCAACCTGTTTGTATGTGGATTCGAAGGACTGATCGTTGGAATCCAGGTCCTGAGACTTGTCTATTACGAGATGTTCAGCCGTTTCTACAAAGGCAGCGGCCGCGAATTTAAACCTTATACAGGTACTGCAAAAAATTAG
- a CDS encoding V-type ATP synthase subunit D: MDPRSFPTKGNLILAKNSLTLARQGYELMDKKRNILIRELMGLIDEAKDIQEEIDKTFTYAYQCLQRANIEHGISTVEELAYTVPIEDSIRIQTRSIMGTEIPKVKYEKENTRPTYAFSTSRESIDIARDAFCRVKELTLKLSEVENAAYRLASSIKKTQKRANALKNITIPMYDNLVYTITNALEEKEREEFTRLKVIKRMKNK; encoded by the coding sequence ATGGATCCACGTTCATTTCCCACCAAGGGAAATCTGATACTTGCGAAAAATTCACTGACACTTGCCAGACAGGGATATGAGCTGATGGACAAGAAGCGGAACATTCTGATCCGCGAGCTGATGGGCTTAATCGACGAAGCAAAGGATATTCAGGAAGAAATCGATAAAACCTTCACCTATGCCTATCAGTGCCTTCAGAGGGCGAATATCGAGCACGGGATCAGTACAGTAGAAGAACTTGCCTATACAGTTCCGATCGAGGATTCTATCCGCATCCAGACGCGAAGCATTATGGGAACAGAAATCCCGAAAGTGAAGTACGAAAAAGAAAATACCAGACCAACCTATGCATTCAGTACTTCCAGAGAATCCATCGATATCGCCCGTGATGCATTCTGCCGTGTAAAGGAGCTGACACTCAAGCTTTCTGAGGTAGAAAATGCAGCGTACCGGCTGGCTTCAAGTATCAAAAAGACACAGAAAAGGGCAAATGCCCTGAAAAATATTACGATTCCGATGTATGACAATCTCGTATATACGATTACAAATGCACTGGAAGAGAAGGAACGGGAAGAATTTACCCGACTGAAAGTAATCAAACGAATGAAAAACAAATAA